A part of Paenibacillus sp. 481 genomic DNA contains:
- a CDS encoding fatty acid desaturase gives MTQAKQSNLKKSMVPYEKVDMRRSVRQIINTLGPLFLLWYAAYLSLSVSYWITLPITIVAAGFVIRTFIIFHDCCHQSFFKSRVANDILGTITGVLTLCPYQQWKNTHSIHHATSSNLDKRGVGDMWVLTVDEYVASPLSTRIAYRIYRNPFVMLILGPIFIFLVTYRFNRKGAKTKERVSTYITNVLLVALYAFMCWLIGWQAFVMIQGPIFLVSGMLGIWLFYVQHQFEDSYFEHDDEWSYVKAAVEGSSYYKLPKVLQWITGNIGFHHVHHLSPKVPNYNLEQAHNETPPLHQATTITLRTSLKSLRFSLWDEETNTFVSFKQLKHILRNPNRIATK, from the coding sequence ATGACTCAAGCCAAACAATCCAACTTGAAAAAAAGCATGGTACCTTATGAAAAGGTTGATATGAGGAGAAGTGTTCGACAGATTATAAACACGCTAGGACCTTTATTTTTACTATGGTACGCCGCTTATTTAAGCCTTTCGGTATCTTATTGGATTACTCTTCCGATTACGATTGTTGCTGCTGGATTTGTGATTCGAACGTTTATAATTTTTCATGACTGTTGTCACCAATCGTTCTTCAAAAGTCGTGTAGCAAATGATATATTAGGTACCATCACGGGGGTATTGACCCTATGTCCGTACCAACAATGGAAAAATACGCATTCTATCCATCATGCAACAAGCAGCAATCTGGATAAACGCGGAGTAGGTGATATGTGGGTTCTGACTGTGGACGAGTACGTTGCGTCTCCGTTATCCACACGTATTGCATATCGTATTTATCGCAATCCGTTCGTCATGCTTATCCTTGGACCGATTTTTATTTTCCTAGTTACTTACCGTTTCAATCGTAAAGGAGCAAAGACGAAAGAACGTGTGAGCACTTATATTACGAATGTGTTGTTGGTAGCTTTGTATGCTTTCATGTGTTGGCTTATTGGTTGGCAGGCGTTTGTGATGATTCAAGGACCGATTTTCCTTGTATCTGGAATGTTAGGTATTTGGTTGTTTTATGTACAGCATCAGTTTGAGGACTCTTACTTTGAGCATGATGATGAGTGGAGCTACGTGAAAGCAGCTGTGGAAGGTAGTTCTTATTATAAGTTGCCAAAAGTGTTACAATGGATTACGGGTAACATCGGTTTCCACCACGTGCACCATTTGAGCCCGAAAGTGCCGAACTACAATTTGGAGCAGGCGCATAATGAGACGCCTCCGTTGCATCAAGCAACGACGATTACGTTGCGTACAAGCTTGAAATCACTTCGTTTCAGCTTGTGGGATGAGGAGACGAACACTTTTGTAAGCTTTAAACAATTGAAGCACATCCTTCGCAATCCGAACCGGATAGCGACCAAATAA
- a CDS encoding class I SAM-dependent methyltransferase, with protein sequence MSIHFHDEKNRSTYAKREADATWIAKINDIVNVRQKQVVDIGCGGGIYSKALAEMGAECVTGVDFSEQMLVSARENSQSYPNIQFSVGNALDTTLPCEQYDIVLQRAIIHHIQDQDLQVCFEEAYRLLKQGGTLVVQNRTPEDCLLEGTSTHIRGYFFSTFPELATIEVARRHSNHIVVQALQAAGFKYECIEVHQLWETRQMYSDIQTLTDDLLHRTGRSILHELSDVQLAELVQVVREQLSDNDQQIVEKDRWTIWKAVKEGDSPI encoded by the coding sequence GTGTCAATCCATTTTCATGATGAAAAAAATCGTTCTACCTATGCAAAAAGAGAAGCAGATGCAACATGGATCGCAAAAATAAATGACATCGTTAACGTTAGGCAAAAACAAGTTGTCGATATAGGGTGTGGAGGTGGAATTTATTCCAAGGCACTTGCTGAAATGGGCGCGGAGTGTGTAACAGGAGTTGATTTTTCAGAGCAGATGCTCGTTTCAGCTAGAGAAAACAGTCAATCTTATCCCAACATTCAATTTTCGGTGGGCAACGCCTTAGATACCACATTACCTTGTGAACAGTATGATATCGTGCTGCAACGGGCAATCATACATCATATCCAAGACCAAGATTTGCAAGTTTGTTTTGAAGAAGCGTATCGGCTATTAAAACAGGGTGGAACCCTTGTTGTCCAAAATCGAACGCCTGAGGATTGTTTGTTAGAAGGTACTTCAACCCATATCAGAGGATATTTCTTTTCTACATTTCCTGAATTGGCGACAATAGAGGTAGCTCGTAGACATTCAAACCACATCGTTGTTCAAGCTTTGCAAGCAGCCGGGTTTAAATATGAATGTATTGAAGTACATCAGTTATGGGAAACAAGGCAGATGTATTCCGATATCCAGACGCTGACTGACGATTTACTCCATCGGACAGGGCGTTCAATCTTACATGAATTAAGCGATGTACAACTTGCAGAGCTCGTACAGGTTGTGCGCGAGCAACTCAGTGACAATGATCAACAGATTGTTGAAAAAGATAGATGGACCATTTGGAAAGCCGTAAAAGAAGGGGATTCACCTATATGA
- a CDS encoding LamB/YcsF family protein, protein MLSVDLNCDMGESFGAYTIGNDEAILDLVTSINIACGYHAGDPSTMRKTVEMALNKQVAIGAHPGLPDLIGFGRRNMNITPTEAYDMTVYQIGALDGFVRSEGGVMQHVKPHGALYNMAAQHKQLAQAIAEAVYKVNPELVLYGLSGSEFIRAGASIGLKTASEVFADRTYCQDGSLTPRNEPDALINDAAQAASQVIQMVKKGTVCARNDIEINMKAETICIHGDGAHALHFASTIREMLILEGIQLKSIRSIHNVNELKQQ, encoded by the coding sequence ATGCTTAGCGTCGATCTAAATTGTGATATGGGGGAAAGCTTCGGTGCCTATACGATAGGTAACGATGAAGCGATACTCGATCTTGTTACGTCTATTAACATCGCTTGCGGATATCATGCAGGTGACCCAAGTACGATGCGAAAAACAGTCGAAATGGCCTTGAATAAGCAAGTAGCCATCGGTGCGCATCCCGGATTGCCTGATTTAATAGGTTTCGGGCGCCGCAACATGAATATTACGCCCACAGAAGCGTATGACATGACGGTATACCAAATTGGCGCGCTCGACGGATTCGTTCGCTCCGAAGGTGGTGTTATGCAGCACGTGAAGCCGCACGGCGCCCTATATAATATGGCTGCGCAACATAAGCAGCTTGCCCAAGCGATAGCGGAAGCGGTGTACAAGGTCAATCCCGAGCTTGTGTTATACGGTCTTTCAGGTAGCGAATTCATTCGTGCGGGAGCGAGCATTGGGCTGAAGACGGCAAGTGAAGTGTTCGCAGACCGGACTTACTGTCAGGATGGAAGCCTCACACCGAGGAACGAGCCGGATGCGTTAATTAACGATGCTGCTCAAGCCGCCAGTCAAGTTATACAGATGGTGAAAAAGGGCACCGTATGCGCACGCAATGATATCGAAATAAACATGAAAGCCGAGACGATATGCATACACGGAGATGGAGCGCATGCGCTGCACTTTGCCAGCACAATCAGAGAAATGCTTATATTAGAAGGGATTCAACTTAAATCGATCAGATCCATACATAATGTAAACGAATTGAAGCAGCAGTAA
- a CDS encoding biotin-dependent carboxyltransferase family protein, whose amino-acid sequence MSLEIIKPGLLTTIQDRGRFGYQLQGVIVSGAMDSFALRTANVLTGNDQGAAALEMTMRGPAIRFEIDTLIAICGGDFSPSIRGQRVPMWRPVLIRAQEVLEFGPCVWGARAYLAVAGGIDVPLVMQSRSTYLRAGVGGHEGRALKAGDVLRFGAISDVAAAYMRRSRVRLLDELGGINDQRELDGHIDLDDLSKLDGQIGLDDHSELDGQIGLDDHSKLDKRIGLDHPNEFNRPTMLSGQSKGNTPFVAPSWFVGYTSRPVAYEAKEPIVRFVKGREYNCFTEDSKTYLTSQPFRISPHSDRMGYRLQGEALHLIEPVELISEAVSFGTVQVPPEGNPIILMADRQTVGGYPKMAQIVSADLPVLAQVKPGESVRFAEITFEQAEQLYMDAEFSFMHLVNMIGLYLAKS is encoded by the coding sequence ATGAGTCTGGAAATAATAAAGCCAGGGCTGCTTACTACGATTCAAGACCGAGGGCGATTCGGCTACCAGTTGCAAGGAGTCATCGTAAGCGGAGCAATGGACTCATTTGCACTTCGGACAGCGAATGTGCTGACAGGCAATGATCAGGGGGCGGCCGCATTGGAAATGACGATGCGGGGGCCCGCAATTCGCTTTGAGATCGACACGCTGATTGCGATATGTGGCGGTGATTTTTCACCGAGCATTAGGGGGCAGCGGGTGCCGATGTGGAGGCCCGTCCTTATTCGCGCGCAAGAGGTGCTCGAATTTGGGCCTTGTGTGTGGGGAGCACGAGCTTATTTAGCGGTTGCGGGAGGAATCGACGTGCCGCTAGTCATGCAGAGCCGGAGCACATATTTGCGGGCTGGGGTAGGGGGGCATGAAGGAAGGGCGCTGAAGGCGGGTGATGTACTGCGCTTTGGCGCAATTTCTGATGTCGCAGCAGCTTATATGCGTCGTAGTCGGGTAAGGCTGCTAGATGAGCTTGGCGGGATTAATGACCAGCGCGAGCTTGATGGTCATATTGATCTTGATGATCTTAGCAAGCTTGATGGGCAGATTGGTCTTGATGATCATAGCGAGCTTGACGGGCAGATTGGTCTTGATGATCATAGCAAGCTTGATAAGCGTATTGGTCTTGATCATCCTAACGAGTTTAATAGACCTACCATGCTTAGTGGACAAAGCAAAGGGAACACCCCCTTTGTGGCACCTTCTTGGTTTGTCGGTTACACATCACGTCCAGTCGCATATGAGGCCAAAGAGCCTATCGTCCGCTTCGTCAAAGGCCGCGAGTATAACTGTTTTACAGAGGATAGTAAAACATACCTGACAAGTCAGCCGTTTCGTATTAGCCCTCATTCGGATCGAATGGGCTATCGCCTCCAAGGGGAGGCCCTCCACTTGATTGAGCCTGTTGAACTTATATCGGAAGCGGTATCGTTCGGTACGGTTCAAGTTCCCCCAGAAGGCAATCCGATTATTTTGATGGCCGACCGACAAACGGTAGGCGGCTATCCTAAAATGGCGCAAATCGTAAGTGCCGATTTACCTGTGCTGGCTCAAGTGAAGCCGGGGGAAAGCGTACGATTCGCTGAAATCACATTCGAGCAAGCCGAACAACTATACATGGATGCCGAGTTTTCATTTATGCATTTGGTGAACATGATCGGCCTTTATCTAGCGAAGAGTTGA
- the pxpB gene encoding 5-oxoprolinase subunit PxpB, with amino-acid sequence MTENYEVEVAGETKVRLQPLGECALIVDWGGTIHEHTHTKIRAFCSQLERNPVHGIVEVVPAYTTVTVFYDPIKLWKRATSETWQSSYNRDTEFQSPFAIMEEIIREMVNQLEEIHIGSSTIVEIPVCYGEQFGPDLQDVAAYAGLSIEEVIELHSGHDYLVHMVGFAPGFPYLGGLPERIAVPRRSSPRTSIKPGSVGIGGKQTGVYPIASPGGWHLIGQTPVQLFRPHHPSPSLLKMGDTVRFRPITPEQFAMWKEDAI; translated from the coding sequence ATGACGGAGAATTACGAAGTCGAAGTGGCGGGCGAGACGAAGGTTCGCTTGCAGCCGCTAGGAGAATGTGCACTTATTGTGGATTGGGGAGGAACCATACACGAACATACGCACACAAAGATTCGCGCCTTTTGTTCGCAGTTGGAACGAAATCCTGTACATGGGATTGTTGAAGTCGTTCCCGCGTATACGACGGTCACTGTATTTTATGATCCGATAAAGCTGTGGAAGCGGGCGACGAGTGAGACATGGCAGTCGAGCTATAATCGTGACACCGAGTTCCAATCTCCTTTTGCTATAATGGAAGAGATTATTCGCGAAATGGTTAATCAGTTGGAAGAAATACATATAGGCAGTTCCACAATTGTGGAAATACCGGTGTGCTATGGGGAGCAATTTGGGCCTGATTTACAAGATGTTGCCGCTTACGCGGGGCTTAGTATCGAAGAAGTGATCGAGCTTCATTCCGGTCATGATTACTTGGTGCATATGGTTGGCTTCGCTCCCGGTTTTCCTTATCTCGGCGGTTTGCCCGAACGAATTGCTGTTCCGAGACGCAGCTCGCCTAGAACGAGTATTAAGCCAGGTTCGGTTGGCATAGGAGGCAAGCAGACGGGAGTTTATCCCATTGCCTCTCCAGGTGGATGGCACCTAATTGGACAAACGCCAGTACAGCTGTTTCGACCGCATCATCCATCACCTAGTTTGTTGAAAATGGGAGACACTGTGCGATTCCGTCCCATTACGCCTGAACAATTTGCGATGTGGAAAGAGGATGCCATATGA
- a CDS encoding NAD-dependent epimerase/dehydratase family protein: MEKVLVTGGTGWIGSYVVRLLLEKGYEVHATCYRTAMPEAKCRWHQVNLLCNEEVVALIHKVKPSHLVHLAWEAVPPQCYQALNNYYWVQSSMTLIRSFIECGGKRLLVAGTCAEYKWENGYLSEQVTPLSFDTPYATSKNTFRLWLQSYCEQVGLSTCWGRIFHVYGPHESGKRLISTLITSVLKNEEALCTHGNQARDFLYIRDVAAALITLLTSNIQGTVNIGSGQPVQVKQIAAIISGKIGGAHLMKWGAIPFPQREPLFVGADVQRLQKEAQWQPAYTLDAGLEETIGWWKSYLHV; the protein is encoded by the coding sequence ATGGAAAAAGTATTGGTTACGGGCGGAACGGGCTGGATTGGCAGCTATGTTGTCCGGCTGTTACTTGAAAAAGGATACGAAGTCCACGCTACGTGCTATAGAACGGCCATGCCCGAAGCTAAGTGTAGATGGCACCAAGTCAACTTGTTATGCAATGAGGAGGTAGTCGCTCTTATTCATAAAGTAAAGCCTTCTCATCTTGTTCATCTTGCTTGGGAAGCGGTACCTCCGCAGTGCTACCAAGCGCTGAACAACTATTATTGGGTGCAGTCCAGCATGACTTTAATCCGATCCTTTATAGAATGCGGCGGCAAAAGATTGCTGGTCGCAGGCACTTGTGCAGAATATAAGTGGGAGAATGGATATTTATCAGAACAGGTAACACCGCTTTCTTTTGACACCCCTTATGCTACCTCTAAAAATACATTTCGTTTATGGTTGCAATCTTACTGCGAACAAGTGGGCTTAAGCACATGTTGGGGGAGGATTTTTCATGTATATGGTCCTCATGAGTCCGGCAAACGGCTTATCTCAACGCTTATTACTTCTGTATTAAAGAACGAGGAAGCGCTATGTACGCATGGAAATCAAGCTCGTGACTTTCTGTATATTAGGGATGTAGCTGCTGCGCTTATTACTTTGTTAACAAGCAATATTCAAGGGACAGTCAATATAGGTTCTGGGCAGCCCGTTCAAGTGAAACAAATTGCAGCTATCATTAGTGGGAAAATAGGGGGGGCGCATTTGATGAAGTGGGGAGCAATTCCATTCCCGCAACGTGAGCCTCTTTTTGTAGGAGCGGATGTTCAACGATTGCAAAAAGAAGCGCAGTGGCAGCCCGCGTACACTTTAGATGCAGGTCTAGAAGAAACGATAGGGTGGTGGAAAAGTTATTTACATGTATAG
- a CDS encoding class I SAM-dependent methyltransferase: MPHTKCRCCDSLLHQTFVDLGVSPLANSFITTEQLNKMEPFYPLHAYVCDRCFLVQLGEFESPDQLFNHYLYFSSYSSSWLLHAEQFTEMAVERFQLNDDSQVIEIASNDGYLLQYFQQRNIRTLGIEPAKNVAKIAAAKGIPTRTDFFGESLAKQLVREGYQGDLIVANNVLAHVPQLHDFIAGLKALLQPDGVITIEFPHLLHLIKDKQFDTIYHEHFSYFSLHTVQSLLARHDLKVVDVEQLNTHGGSLRLFVRHHEHRKPIHINVAKVIQQEQASGLDDLTTYVQFAGRVKQMKVDILTFLVEAATMHKKIVGYGAPAKGNTLLNYCGIGPHFLPYTVDKNPYKQHLYLPGSRIPIKEPDEIRRTKPDYVVILAWNLKKEIMDECSFIRDWGGKFVVFVPEVEVI, from the coding sequence ATGCCACATACAAAGTGTCGTTGTTGCGATTCGCTGCTTCATCAAACGTTTGTAGATTTAGGGGTTTCCCCGCTTGCCAACTCGTTTATAACGACAGAACAGTTGAATAAAATGGAGCCCTTTTATCCGTTGCATGCCTATGTTTGTGACCGTTGTTTTTTAGTCCAGCTGGGCGAATTTGAATCTCCGGATCAACTTTTTAATCATTATCTTTATTTTAGTTCGTATTCGTCAAGTTGGTTATTACATGCTGAACAATTTACAGAAATGGCAGTTGAAAGATTCCAACTGAACGATGATTCACAAGTCATTGAAATCGCCAGCAATGACGGCTACCTGCTGCAATATTTTCAGCAACGCAATATTCGCACGCTCGGGATTGAACCCGCCAAAAATGTGGCGAAAATTGCTGCCGCCAAGGGGATTCCTACTAGAACGGATTTTTTTGGTGAGAGTTTAGCTAAACAGTTGGTACGAGAGGGCTATCAAGGCGATTTAATCGTTGCCAATAATGTATTAGCGCACGTCCCGCAACTGCATGATTTTATAGCAGGGTTAAAAGCGTTACTACAACCCGATGGAGTCATTACTATTGAGTTTCCTCACTTGTTACATCTGATTAAGGATAAACAATTCGATACGATCTATCACGAACACTTTTCTTACTTTTCACTCCACACCGTGCAATCCCTTTTAGCTAGACATGACTTAAAAGTTGTAGATGTCGAACAATTGAATACACACGGAGGATCGTTACGACTATTTGTGCGGCATCATGAACATCGTAAGCCCATTCATATAAATGTGGCCAAAGTCATTCAACAAGAGCAAGCGAGTGGTCTCGATGATCTAACAACGTATGTACAGTTTGCTGGACGAGTTAAGCAGATGAAAGTCGATATTTTAACCTTTTTGGTGGAAGCTGCGACAATGCACAAGAAAATAGTAGGCTATGGAGCTCCAGCCAAAGGGAATACGTTGTTAAATTATTGCGGTATTGGACCACATTTTCTCCCCTATACGGTAGACAAAAATCCATATAAGCAGCATTTATACTTACCCGGCTCTCGCATTCCGATTAAAGAACCAGACGAAATCAGGCGCACCAAACCAGACTATGTCGTCATTTTAGCGTGGAATTTAAAAAAAGAAATTATGGATGAATGTTCCTTTATCCGTGATTGGGGCGGGAAATTTGTTGTCTTTGTTCCAGAAGTGGAAGTGATATAG
- the rfbG gene encoding CDP-glucose 4,6-dehydratase — protein MGDKHFWQQKKVLITGHTGFKGSWLTLWLTSLGAHVTGYSSHAPSNPYLFDVADIATECCSVQGDINHFPQLLQVISEHQPEIIFHLAAQPLVQQSYTDPLHTFKTNVLGTVHLLEAARRTASVRVIINVTSDKCYKNDGLGMRSFQESDPLGGHDPYSASKACAELVTEAYRQSYFHEQLSYPRLASVRAGNVIGGGDWAAQRLFPDIVSAYTNSTRLSIRNPNAVRPWQHVLDPLHGYLQLAEKCWDDAQFAEAWNFGPVDQANVTVQEIIHMATASWGEQVELDAQDPTGTLYEAPVLVLNSSKSIHELGWRPKLSTEEAVAWTVKWYQQFIAGEDMKLVTQQQIHSFTNV, from the coding sequence ATGGGCGACAAGCATTTTTGGCAGCAAAAAAAAGTGTTGATTACTGGCCATACGGGATTCAAAGGCAGTTGGCTTACGTTATGGTTAACCTCGCTTGGCGCACACGTCACAGGTTATTCTTCTCATGCACCATCGAATCCATATCTATTCGATGTAGCGGACATCGCTACGGAATGTTGTTCCGTACAGGGAGACATTAATCATTTTCCGCAGCTGTTACAGGTTATCTCCGAGCATCAACCAGAAATTATTTTTCATCTGGCAGCCCAACCGCTCGTTCAACAATCGTACACTGATCCGCTCCATACGTTTAAGACGAATGTATTAGGTACGGTTCATCTATTAGAAGCTGCGCGACGTACGGCAAGTGTTCGCGTCATTATTAATGTGACAAGTGATAAATGTTACAAAAATGATGGCTTGGGCATGCGCTCCTTTCAAGAAAGCGATCCCCTCGGGGGACATGATCCATACAGCGCCAGCAAAGCGTGCGCGGAGTTGGTGACCGAAGCTTATCGACAATCGTATTTTCACGAACAATTATCATATCCAAGGCTCGCCTCCGTAAGAGCCGGCAATGTCATCGGTGGCGGAGACTGGGCCGCCCAGCGGTTGTTTCCAGACATCGTGAGTGCATATACCAATTCCACAAGACTGAGCATAAGAAATCCGAATGCGGTTCGCCCTTGGCAGCATGTGCTCGATCCGTTGCACGGTTATTTACAACTTGCCGAAAAATGTTGGGACGACGCTCAATTTGCTGAAGCTTGGAATTTTGGTCCGGTGGATCAAGCGAATGTAACGGTGCAGGAAATCATTCATATGGCGACTGCAAGTTGGGGGGAGCAAGTCGAGCTAGATGCGCAGGATCCGACGGGCACACTTTATGAAGCACCTGTATTAGTACTTAATAGTAGTAAATCTATACATGAATTAGGTTGGCGGCCCAAATTGTCAACCGAAGAAGCTGTTGCATGGACAGTGAAATGGTATCAGCAGTTCATAGCAGGTGAGGACATGAAATTAGTGACCCAACAGCAAATTCATTCGTTTACAAATGTATAA
- the rfbF gene encoding glucose-1-phosphate cytidylyltransferase, whose amino-acid sequence MKAVILAGGYGTRIGEETHLKPKPMIEIGSKPILWHIMKLYSFYGINEFIICLGYKGHVIKQYFSNYYLYMSDFTLDMAKDEVISHSNNVEPWKVTLVDTGEDTETGGRIKRIKDYVGDEAFCLTYGDGLSNININELIQFHQQQGKLATVSAVQPPGRFGSLMLQDQMVADFKEKPIGDGGWVNGGFFVIEPDVFHHISDDRTVWETDVLVKLAQQQQLAAYQHNGFWHPMDTLRDKKKLLELWDTKNAAWKVW is encoded by the coding sequence ATGAAAGCAGTCATTCTAGCAGGTGGATATGGGACGAGAATAGGTGAAGAGACGCATCTGAAGCCGAAACCGATGATTGAAATAGGGAGCAAGCCGATTTTATGGCACATTATGAAATTGTACAGCTTTTACGGCATTAACGAGTTTATCATTTGTTTAGGCTATAAGGGGCATGTCATCAAGCAATATTTTTCTAACTACTATTTATATATGTCCGATTTCACGCTTGATATGGCTAAGGATGAGGTGATTAGTCATTCCAACAATGTGGAGCCATGGAAGGTTACGCTTGTCGATACGGGGGAGGATACCGAAACCGGTGGGAGAATCAAGCGAATTAAAGATTATGTGGGCGACGAAGCGTTTTGTCTGACTTACGGAGACGGTTTAAGCAACATCAATATCAATGAGCTGATTCAATTTCATCAACAGCAGGGGAAACTTGCAACGGTTTCTGCGGTGCAGCCACCTGGCCGATTTGGCTCACTTATGCTTCAAGATCAAATGGTTGCCGACTTTAAAGAGAAGCCCATTGGCGACGGCGGCTGGGTAAATGGCGGCTTTTTTGTCATCGAGCCGGACGTATTTCATCATATTTCGGACGACAGAACCGTATGGGAAACCGATGTTCTAGTCAAGCTGGCACAACAGCAGCAGTTAGCTGCTTACCAGCATAATGGATTTTGGCATCCGATGGATACGCTGCGGGACAAAAAAAAGTTGCTTGAATTATGGGATACTAAAAATGCGGCTTGGAAGGTTTGGTAG
- a CDS encoding class I SAM-dependent methyltransferase has protein sequence MTVKIDLSQIPLGAPLNIIIGASSQSYPGWIQTQEDQLNVLHDLDWSLHFHSRKIDAILAEHVWEHLNFEEGVAAARNCFAFMNRGAHIRCAVPDRFFRNEAYQKLVQVGGPGPADHPAASHKIVHDYQSLTRMFEEAGFDVKLLEYCDEQGRFHFHEWNPEEGFIYRSKRFDHRNQDGELGFVSLIVDAIKP, from the coding sequence ATGACGGTCAAGATTGATCTTAGTCAAATACCGCTCGGCGCGCCATTGAACATCATTATAGGCGCCTCTTCTCAATCTTACCCTGGCTGGATACAGACACAGGAGGATCAGCTGAATGTATTGCATGACTTAGATTGGAGCTTGCACTTCCATTCACGAAAAATAGACGCTATTTTAGCCGAGCATGTGTGGGAACATCTTAATTTCGAGGAAGGTGTAGCGGCGGCACGAAATTGCTTTGCCTTTATGAACCGAGGGGCGCATATTCGCTGTGCTGTGCCGGATCGCTTTTTCCGAAATGAAGCATATCAGAAGCTGGTGCAAGTTGGCGGTCCCGGACCAGCGGATCATCCAGCGGCAAGTCATAAAATTGTCCATGATTATCAATCTTTGACTAGGATGTTTGAGGAAGCAGGCTTTGATGTGAAGCTACTGGAATATTGCGATGAACAAGGGCGGTTTCATTTTCATGAATGGAATCCCGAGGAGGGTTTTATTTATCGCTCGAAACGATTTGATCACCGAAATCAGGACGGGGAGCTTGGTTTTGTGTCCCTTATTGTGGATGCGATCAAGCCTTAG
- a CDS encoding HD domain-containing protein: protein MDAKLRSQILFIIEIDKLKQVYRKTKIIGQARLENDAEHSWHLAMMAMILVEYANDPALNLLKVMKMLLIHDLVEIEAGDTYAYDETGRQNKFEREDAAARTIFSLLPAEQYEETYALWLEYEAQQTSEAKYAAAMDRLQPLLINDRNGGELWREHQITSEMVLKRNQDIQSGSEQLWVYAQQVIQESIEQGRLKL from the coding sequence ATGGATGCCAAATTAAGGAGTCAAATTCTATTTATTATTGAAATCGATAAACTTAAACAAGTTTACCGCAAGACGAAAATAATCGGGCAGGCCCGATTGGAAAACGATGCGGAACATAGTTGGCATTTGGCGATGATGGCCATGATTTTGGTCGAGTATGCAAACGATCCAGCACTGAATTTGTTAAAAGTCATGAAAATGCTACTCATTCATGACCTTGTCGAAATTGAAGCTGGGGATACTTATGCGTACGATGAGACGGGTAGACAAAATAAATTTGAACGTGAAGATGCAGCTGCGCGTACCATTTTTTCGCTGTTGCCTGCTGAGCAATATGAGGAGACGTATGCGTTATGGCTGGAATATGAGGCACAGCAAACGAGCGAGGCGAAATATGCAGCAGCGATGGATCGTTTGCAGCCATTATTAATTAACGATAGAAATGGCGGGGAGTTGTGGCGAGAACATCAGATTACGAGTGAGATGGTGCTGAAGCGTAATCAGGATATTCAGAGCGGATCAGAGCAGCTTTGGGTGTACGCCCAACAAGTCATTCAGGAGTCGATAGAGCAAGGGAGACTGAAGCTATGA
- a CDS encoding nuclear transport factor 2 family protein, whose translation MSNHLTPEQIVQLQLNYYNNQDIDGFVSTYAVDVLIMDHPSGTVSIRGRQQLREVYEQVFANHPNSRAQIKNRMTFAHFVIDLEEVSGRVGREPFEAVAIYEVVGEVITKVWFLEGAE comes from the coding sequence ATGTCTAATCATCTGACTCCTGAGCAAATTGTCCAGCTACAACTTAATTACTATAACAATCAGGATATTGACGGCTTTGTCTCCACGTATGCTGTCGATGTTCTTATTATGGATCATCCTAGTGGAACAGTGAGTATTCGTGGGAGACAACAGTTGCGAGAGGTGTATGAACAAGTATTTGCAAATCATCCAAATAGCCGCGCCCAGATCAAAAATCGTATGACGTTTGCACATTTTGTAATCGATTTGGAAGAAGTATCAGGTAGAGTAGGGAGAGAACCTTTCGAGGCTGTTGCCATTTATGAAGTCGTAGGAGAGGTGATTACGAAGGTTTGGTTTCTGGAAGGGGCTGAATAA